In a single window of the Papaver somniferum cultivar HN1 chromosome 8, ASM357369v1, whole genome shotgun sequence genome:
- the LOC113303270 gene encoding uncharacterized protein LOC113303270, protein MIASGLMANTSGLLSYSNPKLPIRHQTQRFKISEFDGFKRAPIPSHQVSGLRVLNSPVLRRNQMKCAVSSGANHQGFQDEFRSDPYWLTLIKEAIWGVRSLVLFLVEQPGQLRYIEWPSFQNTLKTATLTLVLVALLIVALASIDSVLCFLLALLLRKTA, encoded by the exons ATGATTGCTTCTGGACTAATGGCTAACACTTCAG GGTTACTCAGTTACAGTAATCCCAAACTCCCCATTCGACATCAGACTCAAAGATTTAAAATCAGCGAATTTGATGGCTTTAAAAGGGCACCAATTCCTTCCCATCAG GTTTCAGGGTTACGTGTTCTGAATTCTCCTGTTTTACGAAGAAATCAAATGAAATGTGCCGTATCATCAGGAGCAAATCACCAGGGGTTTCAGGATGAATTCCGTTCAGACCCTTATTGGTTAACTCTGATTAAAGAAGCCATTTG GGGAGTAAGGTCTTTGGTTTTGTTTCTGGTTGAGCAGCCTGGTCAGCTGAGGTATATAGAGTGGCCAAGTTTTCAGAACACG CTGAAGACTGCAACACTGACTCTGGTTTTGGTAGCATTGCTTATTGTGGCACTTGCTTCAATCGATTCAGTTCTCTGCTTTCTGCTGGCTTTGCTGCTTCGGAAAACTGCATGA